In Myxococcus guangdongensis, a single window of DNA contains:
- a CDS encoding ABC transporter permease, whose translation MRAFFDNLRLALGTFLGNPLRSLLTLLGIVIGVATVITMMGLIEGLRTKVNRDLGRLGAHTFQLTKWPAGGFGRFNWAKFAKRPDMGMEDVRALEQFCPSVGLVAPSDDQGGQKVSTVSKETRPAVRIMGASTTYPTVSGLSVQSGRFFNEVEGLDGRNVIILGLDVADELFPGIDPVGFEVRLKGRPFRVIGVLQRRGSFLGMVSLDNQAIIPLRVFQQLYGKERSLDVDIQAKDPGLFRKAQDEVATLMRRRHNLAPDEANDFELHTNESVTASFNQLSQVITIAGVGVCFLSLVVGGIGILNIMLVSVMERTREIGVRKALGAKRRRILGQFATEAVLLALMGGAMGVGLGFGLVFLGDWMVGFPMSVPPWAVALALSMSCGVGLLFGIYPAARAAKLDPVEAMRNE comes from the coding sequence ATGCGAGCCTTCTTCGACAACCTCCGGCTGGCGCTGGGCACGTTCCTGGGCAACCCGCTGCGCTCGCTGTTGACGCTGCTGGGCATCGTCATCGGCGTGGCCACGGTCATCACCATGATGGGGCTCATCGAGGGCCTGCGCACCAAGGTGAACCGGGATCTGGGCCGCCTGGGCGCGCACACCTTCCAGCTCACCAAGTGGCCCGCGGGCGGCTTCGGCCGCTTCAACTGGGCCAAGTTCGCCAAGCGCCCGGACATGGGCATGGAGGACGTGCGCGCGCTCGAGCAGTTCTGTCCGTCGGTGGGGCTGGTGGCGCCCTCGGACGACCAGGGCGGCCAGAAGGTGTCCACGGTGAGCAAGGAGACGCGGCCCGCGGTGCGCATCATGGGCGCGTCCACGACGTACCCGACGGTGAGCGGGCTGTCCGTGCAGTCCGGCCGCTTCTTCAACGAGGTGGAGGGGCTGGACGGCCGCAACGTCATCATCCTGGGCCTGGACGTGGCGGACGAGCTGTTCCCCGGCATCGACCCGGTGGGCTTCGAGGTCCGCCTGAAGGGCCGGCCGTTCCGGGTGATTGGCGTGCTCCAGCGGCGCGGCAGCTTCCTGGGCATGGTGAGCCTGGACAACCAGGCCATCATCCCGCTGCGTGTGTTCCAGCAGCTCTACGGCAAGGAGCGCTCGCTGGACGTCGACATCCAGGCGAAGGACCCCGGCCTGTTCCGCAAGGCGCAGGACGAGGTCGCCACGCTGATGCGCCGCCGGCACAACCTGGCGCCGGACGAGGCCAACGACTTCGAGCTGCACACCAACGAGTCGGTGACGGCGTCGTTCAACCAGCTCTCGCAGGTCATCACCATCGCCGGCGTGGGCGTGTGCTTCCTGTCGCTGGTGGTGGGCGGCATCGGCATCCTGAACATCATGTTGGTGTCGGTGATGGAGCGCACGCGGGAGATTGGCGTGCGCAAGGCGCTGGGCGCGAAGCGGCGGCGCATCCTGGGGCAGTTCGCCACGGAGGCGGTGCTGCTGGCGCTGATGGGCGGCGCCATGGGCGTGGGGCTGGGCTTCGGGCTGGTGTTCCTGGGCGACTGGATGGTGGGCTTCCCCATGTCCGTGCCGCCGTGGGCCGTGGCGCTGGCGCTGTCGATGAGCTGCGGGGTGGGGCTGTTGTTCGGAATCTATCCGGCCGCCCGCGCCGCGAAGCTGGACCCCGTCGAGGCGATGCGCAACGAGTAG
- a CDS encoding cysteine synthase A has product MAPRIGSLWDSVGNTPLLRIGSLSRVTGCDILGKAEFMNPGGSIKDRAAKGMIRRAEEQGLLKPGGTIVEGTAGNTGIGLGLLGRERGYRVVVTMPDNQAREKYEYLEAMGVEVRKVPPVPFANPAHFFHQARALSEAHGWFWANQFENTANGDFHYETTGPEIWEQCEGRVDVLVASVGSGGTLSGVSRFLKEKNPAVRVVLVDPAGSGLYCYVREGKLEASGSSITEGIGIMRITANFQAARVDEAMRLGDAEMLDMLYHLAREDALVVGTSAALNVRAAYDIARQHAGTGLRIVTFLCDHGSRYASKVFNAEFLASKQLQVKPLPTDAR; this is encoded by the coding sequence ATGGCGCCTCGCATCGGTTCGCTGTGGGACTCGGTCGGCAACACCCCGCTGCTTCGCATCGGCTCGCTCAGCCGCGTCACCGGCTGCGACATCCTGGGCAAGGCGGAGTTCATGAACCCCGGCGGCAGCATCAAGGACCGCGCCGCCAAGGGGATGATTCGCCGCGCGGAGGAGCAGGGGCTCTTGAAGCCCGGCGGCACCATCGTCGAGGGCACCGCGGGCAACACGGGCATCGGCCTGGGGCTGCTCGGCCGCGAGCGCGGCTACCGCGTCGTGGTGACGATGCCGGACAACCAGGCGCGCGAGAAGTACGAGTACCTGGAGGCCATGGGCGTGGAGGTCCGCAAGGTGCCGCCCGTGCCCTTCGCCAACCCGGCCCACTTCTTCCATCAGGCCCGCGCGCTGTCGGAGGCGCACGGCTGGTTCTGGGCCAACCAGTTCGAGAACACGGCCAACGGCGACTTCCACTACGAGACGACCGGGCCCGAAATCTGGGAGCAGTGCGAGGGCCGCGTGGACGTGCTCGTCGCCTCCGTGGGCAGCGGCGGGACGCTGTCCGGCGTCAGCCGCTTCCTCAAGGAGAAGAACCCCGCCGTGCGCGTGGTGCTCGTGGACCCCGCGGGCTCGGGGCTCTATTGCTACGTGCGCGAGGGGAAGCTGGAGGCGTCGGGCTCCTCCATCACCGAGGGCATCGGCATCATGCGCATCACCGCCAACTTCCAGGCCGCGCGCGTGGACGAGGCGATGCGGCTGGGCGACGCGGAGATGCTCGACATGCTCTACCACCTGGCCCGCGAGGACGCGCTGGTGGTGGGCACCTCCGCCGCGCTCAACGTGCGCGCCGCGTACGACATCGCGCGCCAGCACGCGGGCACGGGCCTGCGCATCGTCACCTTCCTGTGTGATCACGGCAGCCGCTACGCGTCCAAGGTCTTCAACGCGGAGTTCCTCGCGTCCAAGCAGCTCCAGGTGAAGCCGCTGCCCACCGACGCCCGCTGA
- a CDS encoding class I SAM-dependent methyltransferase — translation MERVEEIYQGFVVDHQLERAGLFEVLRERYVAVDTVLYPGCFVHITPSFFFQHVVYVDRNDLAQGFFANKDGVLRKISSRQQYAQKAYVRFVAQDFTQPIPILDESFDLVLSLYAGGISRACGKYLKVGGLLVTNDHHGDAADAAAEENLSLVAVVKELRGKFTFVDQELDTYLVPRQATRGPRVPRAEGRPEWTRHADYYVFRKTHPGPSSQEPGRFSAPH, via the coding sequence ATGGAGAGAGTCGAGGAGATCTACCAGGGCTTCGTGGTCGATCATCAGCTCGAGCGAGCGGGCCTCTTCGAGGTGCTCCGCGAGCGCTACGTGGCGGTGGACACGGTGCTGTACCCGGGGTGCTTCGTGCACATCACCCCGTCGTTCTTCTTCCAGCACGTCGTCTACGTGGACCGCAACGACCTGGCGCAGGGCTTCTTCGCGAACAAGGACGGCGTGCTGCGGAAGATCAGCTCGCGGCAGCAGTACGCGCAGAAGGCCTACGTGCGCTTCGTCGCGCAGGACTTCACGCAGCCCATCCCCATCCTGGACGAGAGCTTCGACCTGGTGCTCTCGCTCTACGCCGGAGGCATCTCTCGCGCGTGCGGGAAGTACCTGAAGGTGGGCGGCCTCCTGGTGACGAATGATCACCACGGCGACGCGGCCGACGCCGCGGCCGAGGAGAACCTGTCGCTCGTCGCGGTGGTGAAGGAGCTGCGCGGCAAGTTCACCTTCGTCGACCAGGAGCTCGACACATACCTGGTCCCCCGTCAGGCCACGCGAGGGCCACGCGTGCCACGCGCCGAGGGCCGTCCCGAGTGGACGCGGCACGCGGACTACTACGTGTTCCGCAAGACGCACCCGGGCCCTTCGTCGCAGGAACCCGGGCGCTTCTCCGCGCCGCACTGA
- a CDS encoding sensor histidine kinase — translation MASAIGSPSRSGRPQPRLWMVFAAVGLAGFVLTLGGLAFVRVYDNQLIRQTEMELLTQGAVVVELYRATLAERVGEGDYGRTRTAKWPFPIPDDKRLRPILPSLKASDEPLPADEEPPRALVPGEPLALEAGVKLNPLLENVRAATLAGIRVVDTSGVVVSSSSPAVLGTTLADRPEVQQALRGEPASVLRRRHSEAEDTPLASLSRDTGIRVSVALPILQGERVWGAVVLARTPMTFAKATYADRWNLTATGLVLLGALGLMSLAAAALLGRPVRALVKQTRAIAASAPEGYEPLARPVVAELAELSESLAGMATALRDRNQYIRSFAANVSHEFKTPLASIQGAVELLRDSADAMTAEQRTRFLSNIDADARRLTRLVQRLLELARADSMTATPAQVELAPLLKAVTERAHAEGLERVDVGPVPEGLTVALPSEVMEDVLWQLITNARQHGGEDVRVSLAVETQPDGVVRVVVRDDGRGISESNRARIFDAFFTTARERGGTGLGLTISQSMLRAFGSSLELLPANPETKGSAFAVAVHQRK, via the coding sequence ATGGCCTCGGCTATCGGCTCGCCATCCCGTAGCGGCCGCCCCCAGCCCCGGCTGTGGATGGTGTTCGCGGCCGTGGGGCTCGCGGGCTTCGTGCTCACGCTGGGCGGGCTCGCCTTCGTGCGCGTCTACGACAACCAGCTCATCCGCCAGACGGAGATGGAGCTGCTCACCCAAGGCGCCGTGGTGGTGGAGCTCTATCGCGCCACGCTGGCCGAGCGCGTCGGCGAGGGCGACTACGGACGGACTCGCACCGCGAAGTGGCCCTTCCCCATCCCCGATGACAAGCGGCTGCGCCCCATCCTCCCGTCGCTCAAGGCCTCGGACGAGCCGCTCCCCGCGGACGAGGAGCCACCGCGCGCGCTCGTGCCCGGTGAGCCCTTGGCCCTTGAGGCAGGCGTGAAGCTCAACCCGCTCCTGGAGAACGTGCGCGCCGCCACGCTCGCGGGCATCCGCGTGGTCGACACCAGCGGCGTGGTGGTCTCCAGCAGCAGCCCGGCCGTGCTGGGCACGACGTTGGCGGACCGCCCCGAAGTGCAACAGGCCCTGCGAGGAGAGCCCGCGAGCGTGCTGCGCCGCCGCCACTCCGAGGCCGAGGACACGCCCCTGGCCTCGCTCAGCCGCGACACCGGCATCCGCGTCTCGGTGGCGCTGCCCATCCTGCAAGGCGAGCGCGTCTGGGGCGCGGTGGTGCTGGCGCGCACGCCGATGACCTTCGCCAAGGCCACGTACGCGGACCGTTGGAACCTGACGGCCACGGGCCTGGTGCTGCTCGGCGCGCTCGGGCTGATGTCGCTGGCCGCCGCCGCGCTGCTGGGCCGTCCGGTGCGAGCCCTGGTGAAGCAGACGCGCGCCATCGCCGCCAGCGCGCCAGAGGGCTACGAACCCCTGGCCCGTCCCGTCGTCGCGGAGCTGGCCGAGCTGTCCGAGTCGCTCGCCGGCATGGCCACCGCGCTGAGAGATCGCAACCAGTACATCCGCTCCTTCGCGGCCAACGTGTCGCACGAGTTCAAGACACCGCTGGCCTCCATCCAGGGCGCGGTGGAGCTGTTGCGCGACAGCGCGGACGCGATGACAGCCGAGCAGCGCACGCGCTTCCTCTCCAACATCGACGCCGACGCGCGCCGACTCACGCGGCTGGTGCAGCGACTGCTGGAGCTGGCCCGCGCCGACTCCATGACCGCCACGCCCGCCCAGGTGGAGCTGGCTCCGCTCTTGAAAGCCGTCACCGAGAGGGCCCACGCGGAGGGACTGGAGCGCGTGGACGTGGGCCCCGTCCCCGAGGGCCTCACCGTGGCCCTGCCCTCCGAGGTGATGGAGGACGTGCTCTGGCAGCTCATCACCAACGCCCGTCAGCACGGCGGCGAGGACGTCCGCGTGTCGCTCGCCGTGGAGACGCAGCCCGACGGCGTCGTGCGTGTCGTGGTGCGGGACGACGGGCGCGGCATCTCCGAGTCGAACCGCGCCCGCATCTTCGACGCCTTCTTCACCACGGCGCGCGAGCGCGGAGGCACGGGCCTGGGCCTCACCATCTCCCAGTCCATGCTGCGCGCCTTCGGCTCCAGTCTGGAGCTGCTGCCCGCGAACCCGGAGACGAAGGGCTCCGCCTTCGCCGTCGCCGTGCATCAACGGAAGTAG
- a CDS encoding response regulator, whose amino-acid sequence MAERPTVLVVDDDPHLRDIVRFALEQGGFRVEEAAEGRAALAHVQRSLPALIVLDIMMPEMDGLTVCREVRRTHELPIVFLSSRDDEVDRILGLELGGDDYLTKPFSPRELVARVKAVLRRARPAPETSAASKPLMRGPLKLDEERFRAWWGEQEVVLTVTEFHLLAALLRVPGKVFTRDEVMTRVYDDGVVSDRTIDSHVRRVRQKFAGVGGEVIETVHGLGYRLAIP is encoded by the coding sequence GTGGCTGAACGTCCCACCGTCCTGGTCGTCGATGATGATCCCCACCTGCGGGACATCGTCCGTTTCGCGCTGGAGCAAGGCGGCTTCCGCGTGGAAGAGGCCGCGGAGGGGCGAGCGGCGCTGGCCCACGTCCAGCGCTCGCTCCCCGCGCTCATCGTCCTGGACATCATGATGCCGGAGATGGACGGGCTCACGGTGTGCCGCGAGGTGCGGCGCACACACGAGCTGCCCATCGTCTTCCTCTCCTCGCGGGACGATGAGGTGGACCGCATCCTCGGCCTGGAGCTGGGCGGCGACGACTACCTGACCAAGCCCTTCAGCCCGCGCGAGCTGGTGGCGCGCGTGAAGGCGGTGCTGCGCCGCGCGCGGCCCGCGCCCGAGACCTCCGCGGCGTCGAAGCCCTTGATGCGCGGCCCCCTGAAGCTGGACGAGGAGCGCTTCCGCGCCTGGTGGGGCGAACAGGAGGTGGTGCTCACCGTGACGGAGTTCCACCTGCTCGCGGCGCTGTTGCGCGTGCCGGGTAAGGTGTTCACCCGGGACGAGGTCATGACGCGCGTCTACGACGACGGCGTGGTGAGTGACCGGACCATCGACAGCCACGTGCGTCGGGTGCGGCAGAAGTTCGCCGGTGTCGGCGGGGAAGTCATCGAGACGGTGCATGGCCTCGGCTATCGGCTCGCCATCCCGTAG
- a CDS encoding PKD domain-containing protein, producing the protein MRMSKSVCVAGFLLAMVVGCGSGTQSGAVQLVIGEQEAAATESSVVRIQVVVSGADFADIQQDLVKTGSAWGGTIDGIPAGTDRTLTVKAFAANNGLEYQGQATGVAIVGGETALVAVTLHDMTFGHHDDNDVPIIDSVSVSSSTVVAGEQLTLGATAHDPVPNDLLSYSWSATAGQLSSTTVKNPTWTAPTSPQTVTLTLTVRDQRNGVSTARLTVEVIAATVPGGSATVSVSFNRPPLVLYVHASEGRVVLGQSTAVVANVVDQERDPVTYQWSATCAGTFSTPTGQSSSFTPTAVPSGACNNCNVTMTARDSRGGVRSGSVRLCVVSSPAP; encoded by the coding sequence ATGCGCATGTCGAAGAGTGTCTGCGTCGCCGGCTTCCTGCTGGCGATGGTGGTGGGCTGCGGCTCCGGTACGCAGTCGGGTGCGGTTCAGCTGGTGATTGGCGAGCAGGAGGCCGCGGCGACGGAGTCGAGCGTCGTGCGCATCCAGGTGGTCGTCTCCGGCGCGGACTTCGCGGACATCCAGCAGGACCTGGTGAAGACGGGCTCGGCCTGGGGCGGCACCATCGACGGGATTCCCGCCGGGACTGACAGGACGCTCACGGTGAAGGCCTTCGCGGCGAACAACGGACTCGAGTACCAGGGCCAGGCGACGGGCGTCGCCATCGTCGGAGGCGAGACGGCGCTGGTGGCCGTCACGCTGCATGACATGACGTTCGGACACCACGACGACAACGACGTGCCCATCATCGACTCGGTGTCGGTGTCGTCGAGCACGGTGGTCGCCGGAGAGCAGCTCACGCTGGGCGCCACGGCGCATGACCCGGTGCCGAATGACCTGCTGTCGTATTCGTGGAGCGCCACGGCGGGGCAGCTGAGCAGCACCACGGTGAAGAACCCCACGTGGACGGCGCCGACGTCGCCGCAGACGGTGACGCTCACGCTGACGGTGCGCGACCAGCGCAACGGCGTCAGCACGGCCCGCCTCACGGTGGAGGTCATCGCCGCGACGGTGCCGGGCGGGAGCGCCACGGTCAGCGTGAGCTTCAACAGGCCGCCGCTCGTGCTCTATGTGCACGCGAGCGAGGGCCGGGTGGTGCTCGGACAGAGCACGGCCGTCGTCGCGAACGTGGTCGACCAGGAGCGAGATCCGGTGACCTACCAGTGGAGCGCGACCTGTGCCGGCACGTTCAGCACGCCGACCGGACAGTCATCGAGCTTCACGCCGACGGCGGTTCCGTCCGGCGCGTGCAACAACTGCAACGTCACCATGACGGCGCGGGACAGCCGTGGAGGCGTGCGCTCCGGCTCGGTGAGGCTGTGCGTGGTCTCCTCGCCCGCACCGTGA
- a CDS encoding GNAT family N-acetyltransferase, whose protein sequence is MHSATQAEIDESHAQFRGAWRKMALGGRSGEVLERPEVFIASSHVSWAMMNAAFLRAPATTEQALSAAVASAARYFSTGRHPWTFVVSDDWLAPQVRERAESILAWYKLRPLTTVTGMVCDRLSEPVRALPSLDVRPVTDAWGRQAVADINSLAYDVSRESGREALDAEALYDEEGRGFVACREDAPASSTVVLRVDGRAYIALVATSPKHRRIGAAELVMRHALREARDTWGLERSVLHATDAGAPVYQRMGYRPVTRFRMYEAPAPGSA, encoded by the coding sequence GTGCACTCCGCGACGCAGGCCGAGATCGACGAGTCCCATGCGCAATTCCGAGGCGCCTGGCGGAAGATGGCCCTGGGCGGCAGGTCGGGCGAGGTGCTGGAGCGTCCCGAGGTCTTCATCGCGTCGAGCCACGTCTCCTGGGCGATGATGAACGCGGCCTTCCTGCGCGCGCCCGCCACGACGGAGCAGGCCCTCTCCGCCGCCGTCGCGTCCGCGGCCCGCTACTTCTCCACGGGCCGTCATCCCTGGACGTTCGTCGTCTCCGATGACTGGCTCGCGCCCCAGGTGCGCGAGCGCGCCGAGTCCATCCTCGCCTGGTACAAGCTCCGCCCGCTCACCACCGTCACCGGCATGGTGTGTGACCGGCTCTCGGAGCCCGTGCGCGCCCTGCCCTCGCTCGACGTGCGCCCCGTGACGGACGCCTGGGGACGACAGGCCGTGGCCGACATCAACTCGCTCGCCTACGACGTGAGCCGCGAGTCGGGGCGCGAGGCCTTGGACGCGGAGGCCCTCTACGACGAGGAGGGCCGAGGCTTCGTGGCCTGTCGCGAGGACGCGCCCGCGAGCAGCACCGTGGTGTTGCGCGTGGACGGCCGCGCGTACATCGCGCTCGTCGCCACGTCTCCCAAGCACCGGCGAATCGGCGCCGCGGAGCTCGTCATGCGGCACGCGCTGCGCGAGGCTCGCGACACGTGGGGCCTCGAGCGCTCCGTGCTCCACGCCACCGACGCCGGCGCGCCCGTGTATCAACGCATGGGCTATCGCCCCGTGACGCGCTTCCGCATGTACGAGGCGCCCGCGCCCGGCAGCGCCTGA
- a CDS encoding vWA domain-containing protein, which produces MRRNLEAVTGVVCALALSGMLFSCRSSDVDTKGEAPRDAHAGQRAAKAPAAQGDTALAPSARATAPESPSPAAAVREEPTPAPREAPPPSGNPERVRSALNNLLGPPGTAHGQGSGGLGLKGSGSGGGGIGVLGGKRGGLAGIGTVGRGRGRPTGTSRAPESDAASTQEGYRDHGVNPFVSTAKDRLSTFAADVDTASYTLARRKLKEGTLPPREAVRVEEMLNYFRYAYPAPTPQDGPFAVHLDAAPSPFTPGRHLLRVGVQGKRLSVSERKPAHLTFLVDVSGSMQSPDRLPLAKRALRMLVDQLRDGDTVALVTYASAVRRVLPPTGMEHKALIHTAIEDLTAGGSTAMGSGIQLAYQEAMKTLDGESISRVVILSDGDANVGSTSHEAILKTIRGHVKEGITVTTVGFGMGNYQDTMMEQLADQGNGNHHYVDSLMAARRIFVEQLGGTLEVIAKDVKLQVEFDPKQVSRYRLIGYENRDIADADFRNDRVDAGELGSGHSVTALYELELQPGAGEGLATVRVRAKRPRGETASERAFPFPASALSSTFKQASSDLRFATAVMGAAEMLRRSPHAERWSLDQVREIARAATPAGNEEREEFLALLGEAHHLLRDVAAR; this is translated from the coding sequence ATGAGGCGGAACCTCGAGGCCGTCACGGGTGTCGTGTGTGCGCTCGCGTTGAGTGGGATGCTGTTCTCGTGCCGTTCGTCGGACGTGGACACGAAAGGCGAGGCCCCTCGTGACGCGCATGCGGGACAGCGGGCCGCCAAGGCCCCCGCTGCGCAGGGAGACACGGCCCTCGCCCCCTCCGCCCGGGCCACGGCCCCTGAGTCGCCCTCCCCCGCCGCCGCCGTTCGCGAGGAGCCCACCCCGGCGCCACGCGAGGCGCCTCCCCCCTCCGGAAACCCCGAGCGGGTGCGCTCCGCGCTCAACAACCTGCTCGGCCCGCCGGGCACGGCCCATGGCCAGGGCAGCGGCGGACTGGGACTCAAGGGAAGCGGCTCCGGCGGCGGTGGCATCGGGGTCCTCGGAGGCAAGCGCGGCGGCCTCGCGGGCATCGGCACCGTGGGACGCGGCCGCGGACGCCCCACCGGCACCTCCCGCGCTCCGGAGTCCGACGCCGCCTCCACCCAGGAGGGCTACCGCGACCACGGCGTGAACCCCTTCGTCTCCACGGCGAAGGACCGCCTCTCCACCTTCGCGGCGGATGTCGACACGGCCTCGTACACCCTCGCGCGGCGCAAGCTCAAGGAAGGCACCCTGCCGCCGCGTGAGGCCGTGCGCGTGGAGGAGATGCTCAACTACTTCCGCTACGCGTACCCCGCCCCCACGCCCCAGGACGGCCCCTTCGCCGTGCATCTGGACGCCGCGCCCTCCCCCTTCACGCCCGGACGCCACCTGCTGCGCGTCGGCGTGCAGGGCAAGCGCCTGAGCGTCTCCGAGCGCAAGCCCGCGCACCTCACCTTCCTCGTGGACGTCTCCGGGTCGATGCAGTCGCCAGACCGCCTGCCCCTGGCCAAGCGCGCCTTGCGGATGCTCGTGGACCAACTGCGCGACGGCGACACCGTGGCGCTCGTCACCTACGCGAGCGCGGTGCGCCGCGTCCTTCCGCCCACGGGCATGGAGCACAAGGCCCTCATCCACACCGCCATCGAGGACCTGACCGCGGGCGGGAGCACCGCGATGGGCTCCGGCATCCAGCTGGCCTACCAGGAGGCGATGAAGACACTCGATGGTGAGTCAATCTCACGCGTCGTCATCCTGTCCGACGGCGACGCGAACGTGGGGAGCACCTCCCACGAGGCCATCTTGAAGACCATCCGAGGCCACGTGAAGGAAGGCATCACCGTCACCACCGTGGGCTTCGGGATGGGCAACTACCAGGACACGATGATGGAACAGCTCGCGGACCAGGGGAACGGCAACCACCACTACGTGGACTCGCTGATGGCCGCGCGGCGCATCTTCGTGGAGCAGCTCGGAGGCACGCTCGAGGTCATCGCGAAGGACGTGAAGCTCCAGGTGGAGTTCGATCCCAAGCAGGTGTCCCGCTATCGCCTCATCGGCTACGAGAACCGCGACATCGCGGACGCGGACTTCCGCAATGACCGCGTGGACGCCGGAGAGCTGGGCTCGGGCCACTCCGTCACCGCGCTGTACGAGCTGGAGCTCCAGCCCGGCGCGGGCGAGGGCCTCGCCACGGTGCGCGTGCGCGCCAAGCGCCCCCGAGGCGAGACGGCCTCCGAGCGCGCCTTCCCCTTCCCCGCCAGCGCGCTCTCGTCCACGTTCAAGCAGGCCTCTTCCGACCTGCGCTTCGCGACCGCCGTGATGGGCGCGGCGGAGATGCTGCGGCGCAGCCCTCACGCGGAGAGGTGGAGCCTGGACCAGGTGCGGGAGATCGCACGCGCCGCGACCCCCGCGGGCAACGAGGAGCGTGAGGAGTTCCTCGCGCTGTTGGGTGAGGCGCATCACCTGCTGCGCGACGTCGCCGCACGTTGA
- a CDS encoding phosphatase domain-containing protein: MLIPPLAPDATYGTLVLDDEGAQARRFRTTTRLPEMGGLDSTGLAELRCSGSAQPSIEGFRDVLRQLDGVRPEALYVVDLRQESHGFLNGAAVSWYAESNWGAAGLSDTEALALEAGRLRLLGLSPRVRVGTVEAVKGKAPATFTDWERRSVSDEAQAFGLPDGHCVRFPVTDHTRPLDATVQRFIDWVRGLPEGAHLHLHCRGGKGRTATFMCLLDMLRNAHRLALGTLLDRQALLGGYDLRKAADPSSRKAPFIAERQVFIERFYAYARENPGGGPLGWTEWLAR; this comes from the coding sequence ATGCTCATCCCTCCGTTGGCACCCGATGCGACGTACGGCACGCTCGTGCTCGACGATGAGGGGGCCCAGGCGCGTCGCTTCCGGACGACGACGCGTCTGCCAGAAATGGGCGGGCTCGACTCGACGGGACTCGCCGAGCTGCGTTGCTCCGGGAGCGCGCAGCCGTCCATCGAGGGCTTCAGGGATGTGCTGCGACAGCTCGACGGCGTGCGCCCCGAGGCTCTTTACGTCGTGGACCTGCGGCAGGAGTCGCACGGCTTCCTGAACGGCGCCGCCGTGAGCTGGTATGCGGAGTCCAACTGGGGCGCGGCGGGGCTGTCGGACACGGAGGCCCTGGCGCTCGAGGCCGGGCGCCTGCGGCTGCTGGGCTTGTCGCCTCGCGTGCGCGTGGGGACCGTGGAGGCCGTGAAGGGCAAGGCGCCCGCGACCTTCACGGACTGGGAGCGGCGGTCGGTATCGGATGAGGCACAGGCCTTCGGACTGCCCGACGGGCACTGCGTCCGGTTCCCCGTCACGGACCACACCCGTCCGCTGGACGCCACGGTGCAGCGCTTCATCGATTGGGTGCGCGGGCTCCCCGAGGGAGCGCATCTGCACCTGCATTGCCGAGGAGGCAAGGGACGGACCGCCACGTTCATGTGTCTGCTGGACATGCTGCGCAACGCGCACCGCCTCGCGCTCGGCACCTTGCTGGACCGACAGGCGCTGCTCGGCGGATATGACCTGCGCAAGGCCGCGGACCCGTCCAGCCGCAAGGCGCCCTTCATCGCCGAGAGACAGGTCTTCATCGAGCGCTTCTACGCGTACGCGCGCGAGAATCCCGGCGGGGGGCCGCTCGGATGGACGGAGTGGCTCGCCCGGTAG